The following coding sequences lie in one Metallumcola ferriviriculae genomic window:
- the pyk gene encoding pyruvate kinase — MRHTKIVATIGPASDKEAILKDLMKAGLNVARLNFSHGTHEEHGQRVSLIREIAGQLEQSVALMLDTKGPEIRIGKVPNDKMELEEGQEIVLASGNSEGIPVTYKNLARDVSQGDKILLDDGLIGLEVLHTEADTVSCKVLNDGTLKSNKGVNVPGVLLELPAITDKDVEDINFAIEHRLDFIAASFVRRAADVLEIRRILESKKADIHIIAKIETQAAVNNIEAILKVSDGIMVARGDLGVEIPAEEVPLVQKEIIRKCNLVGKPVITATQMLDSMISHPRPTRAEASDVANAILDGTDAIMLSGETAAGEYPVEAVSTMHRIAQRAEQAIKFKQNLQESQVDSTRSVTEAISHASCTISFDLGTAAIITPTESGSTPRMVAKYRPKAPIIAASPHSDVLRKLSLVWGVTGQEVPASDGTDDMINGAVTAALGKNLIQCGDMVVITAGLPVGVSGTTNLLKVHIVGEIIAQGTGIGETVITGTVKIAASEEQAMADVKEGDILVAVGTYGDLVPAMKKAAAVITEEGGLTSHAAIVGLSLQLPVVVGVEQATTLLQNGDTITVDGRQGIIYRGLTKVL, encoded by the coding sequence ATGCGACATACCAAAATAGTAGCGACCATTGGCCCCGCTAGTGACAAGGAAGCAATTCTAAAAGATTTAATGAAAGCCGGGCTGAATGTTGCGCGGCTTAACTTTTCTCATGGTACCCACGAAGAACATGGGCAGCGGGTATCCCTTATCCGAGAGATTGCTGGTCAGTTGGAGCAGAGCGTTGCCCTGATGCTGGATACGAAGGGTCCGGAAATACGTATCGGCAAAGTGCCCAATGATAAGATGGAACTGGAAGAAGGACAGGAAATTGTCTTGGCCTCTGGTAACAGTGAAGGAATCCCTGTGACCTACAAAAACCTTGCTAGGGACGTTTCCCAGGGAGATAAGATACTGTTGGATGATGGCCTTATTGGTTTGGAAGTGCTCCACACTGAGGCCGATACTGTCAGCTGCAAAGTACTTAACGACGGCACTTTAAAAAGTAATAAGGGTGTTAATGTTCCAGGGGTATTACTGGAACTTCCGGCAATAACGGATAAGGATGTTGAGGACATCAACTTTGCTATAGAGCATCGGCTTGATTTTATTGCAGCTTCTTTTGTCCGGCGTGCTGCCGATGTTCTCGAAATCCGCCGGATTCTGGAGTCTAAGAAAGCCGACATACATATAATCGCGAAGATAGAAACCCAAGCGGCAGTGAATAATATTGAAGCGATTTTAAAGGTATCAGACGGAATAATGGTAGCGCGAGGGGATTTAGGAGTAGAAATCCCTGCTGAAGAAGTACCTTTAGTTCAAAAAGAAATTATTCGTAAGTGTAATTTGGTTGGTAAACCGGTCATCACCGCTACCCAGATGTTGGACTCCATGATCAGCCATCCCCGGCCGACTAGGGCCGAAGCCAGCGATGTGGCTAACGCTATCTTGGATGGTACTGATGCTATTATGCTTTCTGGGGAAACAGCCGCCGGTGAGTATCCTGTGGAGGCGGTGTCCACCATGCATAGAATAGCTCAGCGGGCTGAGCAGGCCATCAAGTTTAAGCAGAACCTCCAGGAAAGCCAAGTGGACAGTACCCGTTCCGTTACAGAGGCTATCAGTCATGCCAGTTGTACCATATCGTTTGATTTGGGAACGGCGGCGATTATCACTCCCACTGAATCCGGATCAACGCCGCGAATGGTGGCAAAGTACCGTCCTAAGGCTCCCATTATAGCTGCAAGCCCGCATAGCGATGTGTTGCGGAAACTTTCTTTGGTTTGGGGTGTTACTGGACAGGAAGTCCCGGCGTCCGATGGTACCGACGACATGATCAATGGCGCTGTTACTGCCGCCCTGGGTAAAAACTTAATTCAATGCGGTGATATGGTGGTTATCACTGCCGGCCTGCCGGTGGGCGTATCCGGCACCACAAACCTATTGAAGGTTCATATAGTGGGTGAAATTATTGCCCAAGGTACAGGTATCGGGGAAACTGTGATAACGGGCACGGTGAAAATAGCTGCTTCCGAAGAACAGGCAATGGCAGATGTAAAAGAAGGGGATATTTTGGTTGCAGTAGGTACCTATGGAGATTTAGTACCCGCGATGAAGAAGGCAGCAGCAGTTATAACCGAAGAAGGGGGCTTAACTTCACATGCGGCCATTGTGGGCTTAAGTCTTCAACTACCGGTAGTTGTTGGAGTGGAACAGGCCACTACTTTGCTGCAGAACGGCGATACTATCACTGTTGATGGCCGACAGGGAATAATTTATCGCGGTTTAACTAAGGTTCTTTAA
- the pfkA gene encoding 6-phosphofructokinase has protein sequence MNNIAVLTSGGDAPGMNAAIRAVVRSGIYQDLNVFGIMQGYTGLIEDKFQHLKVSSVADIIHRGGTKLLTSRSEEFRTEAGRKKALANLRKHNIDGIVVIGGDGSFAGASKLAKLGMPVIGVPGTIDNDIPFTEATIGFDTAVNTVIDAINKIRDTATSHQRVWLVEVMGRSSGHIALEAGLAGGAETVLIPEVPKDLETVISKIKKGRRRGKLHNIIVVAEGVGSAMDISKDIESISGLQTKVTILGHIQRGGTPTAFDRVLASRMGAEAVKLLLEGKSNRMVGIANRAIQNVDITEALASKKEIDLEMYQLAGVLSI, from the coding sequence TTGAACAACATTGCAGTTCTAACCAGCGGGGGTGATGCCCCGGGAATGAATGCGGCAATTAGGGCAGTTGTACGTTCGGGCATTTACCAGGACTTAAATGTTTTTGGAATTATGCAGGGATATACTGGACTGATAGAGGATAAATTCCAGCACTTAAAGGTCAGTTCGGTGGCAGATATCATCCACAGGGGGGGAACGAAGCTATTAACCTCACGCAGTGAAGAATTTCGGACAGAAGCAGGAAGAAAAAAGGCCCTGGCAAATCTTCGTAAGCATAATATTGACGGCATAGTGGTTATCGGTGGTGACGGCTCTTTTGCCGGTGCATCTAAATTGGCAAAACTGGGTATGCCTGTAATAGGAGTGCCTGGTACTATTGATAACGACATTCCTTTTACTGAAGCAACCATTGGTTTTGATACTGCAGTCAACACGGTGATAGATGCCATCAACAAAATAAGGGATACTGCCACATCGCATCAACGGGTGTGGCTGGTAGAAGTTATGGGCAGGTCATCCGGGCATATAGCGTTGGAAGCAGGGCTCGCCGGCGGTGCCGAGACGGTGTTGATACCCGAAGTACCTAAGGATCTTGAAACAGTTATCTCCAAGATTAAAAAGGGAAGGCGCAGAGGAAAACTGCACAATATCATTGTTGTTGCTGAGGGTGTCGGTAGTGCGATGGATATCAGTAAGGATATTGAGAGTATCAGCGGTCTTCAGACAAAGGTAACAATTCTTGGGCATATCCAGCGGGGGGGCACACCTACGGCCTTTGATAGGGTGTTAGCAAGCCGAATGGGTGCGGAGGCTGTAAAACTTTTGCTTGAAGGAAAAAGTAACCGGATGGTTGGTATAGCTAACAGAGCAATTCAAAACGTCGATATTACTGAAGCTTTGGCTAGTAAAAAAGAGATTGATTTGGAGATGTACCAACTTGCAGGAGTATTATCAATTTAG
- a CDS encoding putative signal transducing protein, which yields MWTVVYIATNSITAEKIRDKLSQEGVLVTLRAVGASPLGESRSVEVLVPEGEIEEAHEIISETIGK from the coding sequence ATGTGGACCGTTGTCTATATTGCAACTAACTCTATTACCGCAGAAAAAATCCGCGATAAACTGTCCCAAGAAGGGGTGCTGGTAACTTTACGGGCAGTTGGTGCCTCGCCGCTTGGCGAATCAAGGTCGGTAGAGGTTTTAGTGCCTGAAGGTGAAATTGAAGAAGCCCATGAAATTATCAGTGAGACCATTGGTAAATGA